A window of Streptomyces caniferus contains these coding sequences:
- a CDS encoding TetR/AcrR family transcriptional regulator: MPGPVRRPRRRLNQPREQVLAAAMTTIAEEGLDRLTMAGLGREVGMSSGHILYYFGTKDELLLQTLQWSEEQLGAERRAALSRRVPARERLDALVDLYLPDGHRDPRWTLWLEVWNRSQSADDETRERQLDLELAWHRDLVALLVEGVSKGEFRPVDAERFATRTRALLDGFGTHLVVGLPGTDREQVRRHIGEFLDESLTAGPDAADRPPAAP, encoded by the coding sequence GTGCCCGGTCCCGTGCGCCGTCCCCGGCGCCGGCTCAACCAGCCCCGCGAGCAGGTCCTGGCCGCGGCGATGACGACCATCGCCGAGGAGGGCCTGGACCGGCTGACCATGGCCGGCCTGGGCCGTGAGGTCGGCATGAGCAGCGGCCACATCCTGTACTACTTCGGTACGAAGGACGAGCTGCTGCTGCAGACCCTCCAGTGGAGCGAGGAGCAGCTCGGCGCCGAGCGCCGGGCCGCCCTCTCCCGCCGCGTCCCCGCCCGTGAACGGCTGGACGCCCTGGTCGACCTCTACCTGCCCGACGGCCACCGCGACCCGCGCTGGACGCTGTGGCTGGAGGTGTGGAACCGCTCCCAGAGCGCCGACGACGAGACCCGCGAGCGCCAGCTCGACCTCGAACTCGCCTGGCACCGCGACCTGGTGGCCCTCCTCGTCGAGGGCGTCTCGAAGGGTGAATTCCGCCCCGTCGACGCCGAACGCTTCGCCACCCGCACCCGCGCCCTCCTCGACGGCTTCGGCACCCACCTCGTCGTCGGCCTGCCGGGCACCGACCGGGAGCAAGTGCGCCGCCACATAGGGGAGTTCCTGGACGAGTCGCTGACCGCGGGGCCGGATGCGGCGGACCGGCCGCCGGCCGCGCCGTGA
- a CDS encoding agmatine deiminase family protein, producing MNTPAADGFSMPPEWARHERTWMAWPGPNFTFGEEGGEALAAARRAWAEVARAVRRFEPVTVVAGPGQSEGARALLGPDIDLVERPLNDAWMRDIGPTFLTDGTGQLAAADWVFNGWGAQEWARWDHDEKIAEQVCGLAGARRYATGLVNEGGGLHVDGEGTVLLTETVQLDPGRNPGRTQEDVEAEIHAHLGTTKAIWLPRGLAADYGQFGTRGHVDIVAAFARPGTVLVHTQPDPDHPDHAICTEIAKLLRSSTDARGRRLEVVEVPAPTVVEADGELVDYSYINHYLCNDGVVLCGFDDPRDEEAAAIFRRLFPERTVTLVDARTIFAAGGGIHCITQQQPKV from the coding sequence ATGAACACCCCTGCCGCCGACGGCTTTAGCATGCCCCCGGAGTGGGCCCGCCACGAGCGCACCTGGATGGCCTGGCCCGGCCCCAACTTCACCTTCGGCGAGGAGGGCGGGGAGGCGCTGGCCGCGGCCCGCCGCGCCTGGGCCGAGGTGGCACGCGCCGTGCGCCGCTTCGAGCCGGTCACCGTCGTCGCCGGACCGGGCCAGTCCGAGGGTGCCCGCGCACTGCTCGGCCCGGACATCGACCTCGTCGAACGCCCGCTGAACGACGCCTGGATGCGCGACATCGGCCCCACCTTCCTCACCGACGGCACGGGACAACTCGCCGCGGCAGACTGGGTGTTCAACGGCTGGGGCGCCCAGGAATGGGCCCGCTGGGACCACGACGAGAAGATCGCCGAGCAGGTCTGCGGGCTGGCCGGGGCCCGCCGCTACGCCACCGGACTGGTCAACGAGGGCGGCGGCCTGCACGTCGACGGCGAGGGGACCGTCCTGCTCACCGAGACCGTGCAGCTCGACCCGGGCCGTAACCCCGGCCGTACGCAGGAGGACGTCGAGGCCGAGATCCACGCCCACCTCGGCACCACCAAGGCGATCTGGCTGCCGCGCGGCCTCGCTGCCGACTACGGGCAGTTCGGCACCCGCGGACATGTCGACATCGTCGCCGCCTTCGCCCGCCCCGGCACCGTGCTCGTCCACACCCAGCCCGACCCCGACCACCCCGACCACGCGATCTGCACCGAGATCGCCAAGCTGCTGCGGTCCTCGACCGATGCCCGGGGCCGGCGGCTGGAGGTCGTCGAGGTGCCGGCGCCGACCGTCGTCGAGGCGGACGGCGAGCTGGTCGACTACTCCTACATCAACCACTACCTCTGCAACGATGGGGTGGTGCTCTGCGGCTTCGACGACCCCCGCGACGAGGAGGCGGCCGCGATCTTCCGCCGGCTCTTCCCCGAGCGGACGGTGACCCTGGTCGACGCCCGTACGATCTTCGCAGCGGGTGGCGGTATCCACTGCATCACCCAGCAGCAGCCGAAGGTCTGA
- a CDS encoding urease subunit alpha: MTGNIDPHEYASVHGPRAGDRVVLGDSGLVVRVESDAQKPGDEFLAGFGKTARDGLHLKAAAVRETCDVVISNVLVIDAVQGIRKVSVGIREGRIHAIGRAGNPDTLDGVDVVVGTGTSIVSGEGMIATAGAVDTHVHLLSPRVMEASLASGVTTIIGQEFGPVWGVGVNSPWALGHAFSAFDAWPVNIGFLGRGSSSGDAPLVEALAEGGACGFKVHEDMGAHARALDTALRVAEDHDVQVALHSDGLNECLSVEDTLRVLDGRTIHAFHIEGCGGGHVPNVLKMAGVPNVIGSSTNPTLPFGRDAVAEHYGMIVSVHDLKTDLPGDAAMARDRIRAGTMGAEDVLHDLGAIGITSSDAQGMGRAGETVRRTFAMAGKMKAELGPLLPRNGEGGDGPHDDNARVLRYVAKLTINPAIAHGLSHEIGSIEVGKMADIVLWKPQFFGAKPQLVLKSGFPAYGVTGDPNAATDTCEPLVLGPQFGAHGATPAEISVAFVARAAAEQGGDGMPTRRRRVAVRGTRGIGPGDLVHNSRVGQVQVDGRSGLVTLDGDPMRSEPADSVSLSRLYFL, encoded by the coding sequence ATGACCGGGAACATCGACCCCCACGAGTACGCGTCGGTGCACGGCCCGCGGGCCGGCGACCGGGTCGTCCTCGGCGACTCGGGCCTGGTCGTCCGGGTCGAGTCCGACGCCCAGAAGCCCGGCGACGAGTTCCTGGCCGGCTTCGGCAAGACCGCCCGGGACGGGCTGCACCTCAAGGCCGCCGCGGTCCGCGAGACCTGCGACGTGGTGATCAGCAATGTGCTGGTCATCGACGCCGTCCAGGGCATCCGCAAGGTGTCCGTCGGCATTCGCGAGGGCCGTATCCACGCGATAGGGCGGGCCGGCAACCCCGACACCCTCGACGGCGTCGATGTCGTCGTCGGCACCGGCACCTCGATCGTCTCCGGCGAGGGCATGATCGCCACCGCGGGCGCCGTCGACACCCATGTCCATCTGCTCTCGCCCCGCGTCATGGAAGCCTCGCTGGCCTCCGGCGTGACCACGATCATCGGTCAGGAATTCGGGCCGGTCTGGGGCGTCGGCGTCAACTCCCCCTGGGCGCTGGGGCATGCCTTCAGCGCCTTCGACGCCTGGCCGGTCAACATCGGCTTCCTGGGCCGCGGTTCCTCGTCGGGCGACGCCCCGCTGGTCGAGGCGCTCGCCGAGGGCGGCGCCTGCGGCTTCAAGGTGCACGAGGACATGGGCGCCCACGCCCGCGCCCTGGACACCGCGCTGCGCGTCGCCGAGGACCACGACGTCCAGGTCGCGCTGCACAGCGACGGCCTCAACGAATGCCTCAGCGTCGAGGACACCCTGCGGGTGCTGGACGGCCGGACCATCCACGCCTTCCACATCGAGGGCTGCGGCGGCGGCCATGTGCCCAACGTCCTGAAGATGGCCGGGGTCCCCAACGTCATCGGCTCCTCCACCAACCCCACCCTCCCCTTCGGGCGGGACGCGGTCGCCGAGCACTACGGCATGATCGTCTCGGTCCACGACCTGAAGACCGATCTGCCGGGCGACGCCGCCATGGCCCGCGACCGCATCCGGGCCGGCACGATGGGTGCCGAGGACGTGCTGCACGACCTCGGGGCGATCGGCATCACCTCGTCCGACGCCCAGGGCATGGGCCGCGCGGGCGAGACCGTGCGCCGTACGTTCGCGATGGCGGGCAAGATGAAGGCCGAGCTCGGGCCCCTTCTTCCCCGAAACGGGGAGGGCGGCGACGGCCCGCACGACGACAACGCGCGTGTGCTGCGCTATGTCGCCAAGCTGACCATCAACCCCGCCATCGCCCACGGCCTTTCGCACGAGATCGGGTCGATCGAGGTCGGCAAGATGGCCGACATCGTGCTGTGGAAGCCCCAGTTCTTCGGCGCCAAGCCGCAGCTGGTGCTGAAGTCCGGCTTCCCCGCCTACGGCGTCACCGGCGACCCCAACGCCGCCACCGACACCTGCGAACCCCTGGTGCTCGGGCCGCAGTTCGGTGCGCACGGGGCGACCCCCGCAGAGATCTCCGTCGCCTTCGTCGCGCGCGCCGCGGCCGAACAGGGCGGCGACGGGATGCCCACCCGACGCCGCCGGGTCGCCGTCCGCGGCACCCGCGGCATCGGCCCCGGCGACCTCGTCCACAACTCCCGGGTCGGACAGGTGCAGGTCGACGGGCGCAGCGGCCTGGTCACCCTCGACGGCGACCCGATGCGCTCGGAACCGGCCGACAGCGTCTCGCTGTCCCGGCTCTACTTCCTGTGA
- the ureA gene encoding urease subunit gamma yields the protein MRLTPTERDRLLLFGAAELARTRRARGLKLNVPEATALIADTVCEAARDGRRLAQAIEAARGVLGPDDVLPGVADVVTEVHVEAVFDDGSRLAVVTDPIGAGPAAAGSERAPAPGAVLPGPAGPEPAPAVRLTVRNTATVPVSVTSHFHFFEANPRLDFDRAAAYGMRLCVPAGSSVRFDPGGAEEVGLVPIGGDRIAIGFAGLVDGPLDAPGAKTEALRRAAACGYLGAEEQA from the coding sequence ATGCGGTTGACCCCGACGGAACGCGACCGGCTGCTGCTGTTCGGCGCGGCCGAACTGGCGCGGACGCGCCGGGCCCGCGGACTGAAGCTGAATGTGCCCGAGGCGACCGCGTTGATCGCGGACACAGTCTGCGAGGCGGCGCGGGACGGGCGCCGCCTCGCTCAGGCCATCGAGGCGGCACGCGGCGTGCTCGGCCCGGACGATGTGCTGCCGGGCGTGGCCGATGTCGTCACCGAGGTGCATGTGGAGGCCGTCTTCGACGACGGCTCCCGGCTCGCGGTGGTCACCGACCCGATCGGCGCCGGACCCGCGGCCGCCGGGAGCGAGCGGGCGCCCGCGCCCGGCGCGGTGCTCCCCGGGCCGGCCGGTCCGGAGCCGGCGCCCGCGGTCCGCCTGACCGTGCGCAACACCGCGACGGTGCCGGTCAGCGTCACCTCGCACTTCCACTTCTTCGAGGCCAACCCCCGGCTGGACTTCGACCGGGCCGCCGCGTACGGCATGCGGCTGTGCGTTCCGGCCGGCTCGTCGGTGCGGTTCGACCCCGGCGGCGCCGAGGAGGTCGGGCTGGTCCCGATCGGCGGCGACCGGATCGCGATCGGCTTCGCCGGTCTGGTGGACGGCCCGCTGGACGCGCCGGGCGCGAAGACGGAAGCGCTGCGGCGGGCCGCCGCCTGCGGCTACCTGGGAGCGGAGGAGCAGGCATGA
- a CDS encoding cytosine permease, with translation MPIEQRGVDTIPDEERTSGPRDLISILLGSNLALGVVIFGWLPVSFGLGFWPSVTSLVAGTAVGTLLTAPLALVSLRSATNLSTSSGAHFGVRGRLIGSVIGLLLSLGYTALTLWVGGDAVVGCLHRLTGLPSNGMTYALVYALLAGATAVGAVYGYRVLLRLSKVLAIGLTVLLAVGVVAYAGTFTTAAPHGSSYLLGGFWQTWLLAAVSAGLSGPIAFITLLGDYSRYISPHRHSARKVFGATCLGLVVGLLVPQLFGTFTALAVGAGEDYAGPLVAGAPFWYLALLLLNASAGSVGNSGLMLYSMGLDLDAILPRATRTQATYVVAALSTALVYAGHFLWAAQDAMTSFVLLMTAVGTPWAVITVIGFVRCRGAYDPESLQVYNRGTRGGVYWYRAGWNIRAAVAWALGSLVGLLAVDTPFYQGPLLPVTGGIDISFLLAAAVGGLAYLALTARDPRPVAALRAVPPAPPATAAAQAPAEAG, from the coding sequence ATGCCGATCGAACAACGCGGAGTCGACACCATCCCGGACGAGGAACGCACCAGCGGCCCTCGCGACCTGATCTCGATCCTGCTCGGGTCGAACCTCGCCCTCGGCGTGGTGATCTTCGGCTGGCTCCCGGTCTCCTTCGGGCTCGGCTTCTGGCCCTCGGTGACCTCCCTGGTGGCGGGCACCGCCGTCGGCACCCTGCTGACCGCCCCGCTCGCGCTCGTCTCGCTGCGCAGCGCCACCAACCTGTCCACCAGCAGCGGCGCCCACTTCGGCGTGCGCGGCCGGCTCATCGGCTCGGTCATCGGCCTGCTGCTGTCGCTGGGCTACACCGCGCTGACATTGTGGGTCGGCGGCGACGCGGTCGTCGGCTGCCTGCACCGCCTGACCGGACTGCCGTCGAACGGGATGACGTACGCGCTGGTCTACGCCCTGCTCGCGGGCGCCACCGCGGTCGGCGCGGTCTACGGCTACCGGGTGCTGCTGCGGCTGAGCAAGGTGCTCGCCATCGGCCTGACCGTCCTGCTGGCCGTCGGCGTCGTCGCGTACGCGGGCACCTTCACCACCGCAGCGCCGCACGGCAGCAGCTACCTGCTCGGCGGCTTCTGGCAGACCTGGCTGCTGGCCGCCGTCTCCGCGGGCCTCAGCGGCCCCATCGCGTTCATCACCCTGCTCGGCGACTACAGCCGCTACATCTCCCCGCACCGGCACAGCGCCAGGAAGGTCTTCGGCGCCACCTGTCTGGGCCTGGTGGTCGGCCTCCTGGTGCCGCAGCTCTTCGGCACGTTCACCGCGCTCGCCGTCGGCGCGGGCGAGGACTACGCGGGCCCGCTGGTGGCCGGTGCCCCGTTCTGGTACCTGGCGCTGCTGCTGCTGAACGCCTCGGCCGGCTCGGTCGGCAACTCCGGTCTGATGCTCTACAGCATGGGCCTCGACCTGGACGCGATCCTGCCGCGCGCCACCCGCACCCAGGCCACCTACGTCGTCGCCGCGCTCTCGACCGCGCTGGTCTACGCCGGTCACTTCCTGTGGGCCGCGCAGGACGCGATGACCTCCTTCGTCCTGCTGATGACGGCCGTCGGCACGCCCTGGGCGGTGATCACCGTGATCGGCTTCGTCCGCTGCCGCGGCGCATACGACCCGGAGTCCCTGCAGGTCTACAACCGCGGCACACGGGGCGGCGTGTACTGGTACCGGGCGGGCTGGAACATCCGGGCGGCCGTCGCCTGGGCGCTGGGTTCGCTGGTCGGCCTGCTGGCCGTGGACACGCCCTTCTACCAGGGACCGCTGCTCCCCGTGACCGGCGGCATCGACATCAGCTTCCTGCTCGCGGCGGCGGTGGGCGGCCTCGCCTACCTGGCCCTCACCGCCCGGGACCCGCGCCCGGTCGCGGCACTGCGGGCCGTGCCGCCCGCTCCCCCGGCCACCGCCGCGGCACAGGCGCCCGCGGAGGCCGGCTGA
- a CDS encoding branched-chain amino acid aminotransferase, whose amino-acid sequence MTTPTIELKPSSHPLSDAEREQILAAPGFGRHFTDHMVTIKWTEGRGWHDGQLVPYGPLSLDPATNVLHYAQEIFEGLKAYRQPDGTVATFRPDANARRFQASARRLAMPELPVETFIEACDLLVQQDKGWVPAHGGEESLYLRPFMIATEVGLGVKPANEYLFVVIASPAGAYFAGGVKPVSIWLSEDRVRAVPGGMGDAKTGGNYAASLLAQAEASAHGCDQVAYLDAVEHKWVEELGGMNLYFVYGDKIVTPTLTGSLLAGVTRDSLLSVARDLGYASEEARVSIDQWKTDTENGTLTEVFACGTAAVITPVGTVKSAGGEWTQSGGEPGKVTLKLRDALLDIQRGIADDKHGWMHPLG is encoded by the coding sequence ATGACGACGCCCACGATCGAGCTCAAGCCCTCCTCGCATCCGCTCTCCGACGCGGAGCGGGAGCAGATCCTTGCCGCCCCCGGCTTCGGCCGCCACTTCACCGACCACATGGTGACGATCAAGTGGACCGAGGGCCGCGGCTGGCACGACGGGCAGCTGGTGCCGTACGGGCCGCTCTCCCTGGACCCGGCGACCAACGTCCTGCACTACGCGCAGGAGATCTTCGAGGGCCTCAAGGCCTACCGGCAGCCCGACGGCACCGTCGCCACGTTCCGTCCCGACGCCAACGCCCGGCGCTTCCAGGCCTCCGCACGCCGGCTGGCCATGCCGGAGCTGCCCGTCGAGACCTTCATCGAGGCCTGCGACCTGCTCGTCCAGCAGGACAAGGGCTGGGTGCCGGCGCACGGCGGCGAGGAGTCGCTCTACCTGCGCCCCTTCATGATCGCGACCGAGGTCGGCCTGGGCGTGAAGCCCGCCAACGAGTACCTCTTCGTGGTCATCGCCTCGCCCGCCGGCGCGTACTTCGCCGGTGGCGTCAAGCCCGTCTCCATCTGGCTGTCCGAGGACCGGGTGCGCGCCGTCCCCGGCGGTATGGGCGACGCCAAGACCGGCGGCAACTACGCCGCGTCGCTGCTCGCGCAGGCCGAGGCCTCCGCGCACGGCTGCGACCAGGTCGCCTACCTCGACGCCGTGGAGCACAAGTGGGTCGAGGAGCTCGGCGGCATGAACCTGTACTTCGTGTACGGCGACAAGATCGTCACCCCCACGCTGACCGGCTCCCTGCTCGCCGGCGTCACCCGTGACTCCCTGCTCTCCGTCGCCCGCGACCTGGGCTACGCGTCGGAGGAGGCCCGGGTCTCCATCGACCAGTGGAAGACCGACACGGAGAACGGCACCCTCACCGAGGTCTTCGCCTGCGGTACGGCCGCCGTGATCACCCCGGTCGGCACGGTCAAGAGCGCGGGCGGCGAGTGGACCCAGTCCGGCGGTGAGCCCGGCAAGGTCACGCTGAAGCTGCGCGACGCGCTCCTCGACATCCAGCGCGGTATCGCCGACGACAAGCACGGCTGGATGCACCCGCTGGGCTGA
- a CDS encoding 3-isopropylmalate dehydrogenase: MSRSIRLAVIPGDGIGQEVVAQGLKVLTAVLPQDVKLETKEYDLGARRWHATGETLPDEELESLKQHDAILLGAIGDPSVPSGVLERGLLLKLRFAFDHFVNLRPSKLFPNTTTPLAGRPDIDFVVVREGTEGPYTGNGGSLRTGTPAEVATEVSLNTAYGVERVVRDAYERANARPRKKLTLVHKNNVLVYAGHMWKNIFDRVGKEYPEVTTDYLHVDAATIFFVTQPERFDVIVTDNLFGDILTDLAAAVTGGIGLAASGNINPTGEFPSMFEPVHGSAPDIAGTGKADPTATILSVSLLLRHLGFVPQATRIEEAVAADLEARDGSPRSTDEIGDALAARVAG, translated from the coding sequence ATGTCTCGCAGCATTCGCCTCGCAGTGATCCCCGGTGACGGTATCGGCCAGGAAGTCGTGGCCCAGGGCCTGAAGGTCCTGACCGCGGTCCTCCCGCAGGACGTCAAGCTGGAAACCAAGGAGTACGACCTCGGTGCCCGGCGATGGCATGCGACCGGTGAGACCCTGCCCGACGAGGAGCTGGAGTCGCTCAAGCAGCACGACGCGATCCTGCTCGGCGCGATCGGCGACCCGTCCGTGCCCTCCGGGGTGCTGGAGCGCGGTCTGCTGCTCAAGCTCCGCTTCGCCTTCGACCACTTCGTGAACCTGCGCCCGTCGAAGCTCTTCCCGAACACCACCACGCCGCTCGCCGGCCGCCCCGACATCGACTTCGTGGTCGTCCGCGAGGGCACCGAGGGCCCGTACACCGGCAACGGCGGCAGCCTGCGCACCGGCACCCCCGCCGAGGTCGCCACCGAGGTCAGCCTCAACACCGCCTACGGGGTCGAGCGCGTGGTCCGGGACGCGTACGAGCGGGCCAACGCCCGCCCGCGCAAGAAGCTGACGCTGGTGCACAAGAACAACGTCCTGGTGTACGCGGGCCACATGTGGAAGAACATCTTCGACAGGGTCGGCAAGGAGTACCCCGAGGTCACCACCGACTACCTGCACGTCGACGCGGCGACGATCTTCTTCGTCACCCAGCCCGAGCGGTTCGACGTGATCGTCACCGACAACCTCTTCGGCGACATCCTCACCGACCTCGCCGCGGCCGTCACCGGCGGTATCGGCCTGGCCGCCTCCGGGAACATCAACCCGACCGGCGAGTTCCCCTCGATGTTCGAGCCGGTGCACGGCTCCGCACCGGACATCGCGGGCACCGGCAAGGCCGACCCGACGGCGACGATCCTCTCCGTGTCCCTGCTCCTGCGCCACCTCGGCTTCGTGCCGCAGGCCACCCGTATCGAGGAGGCCGTGGCGGCCGACCTGGAGGCCCGGGACGGCTCGCCGCGCAGCACGGACGAGATCGGCGACGCGCTCGCCGCACGCGTAGCGGGCTGA
- a CDS encoding fibronectin type III domain-containing protein yields MTGNTRGTHPPSHTPRVGIPEQLAARMSMPEQHDYLRTKLSRRGLLRSSAATAGVVAGSGLLAGSAQASPTLLASPAAVGVDGGLVAPFGRHLAFGADPRSQMRVSWQVPFAVRRPYLRVGLKPWDLGRKIEAEVRDLHTPSLSAKLPAVQQYYLHAALDGLRPGTTYYYGVGHDGFDPADPRHFSTLGTFRTAPARPETFVFTAFGDQGVSYHALANDQLILGQNPSFHLHAGDICYADTDGDGSEHDAYDARVWDQFLAQTESVAKSVPWMVTTGNHDMEAWYSPHGYGGQNARWTLPGNGPDAKNAPGVYSFTYGNTAVVALDANDVSYEIPANQGYTDGRQTRWLDRRLAELRATEGIDFLVVFFHHCAFSTTSSHASDGGVRDAWLPLFDKHQVDLVINGHNHVYERTDALKAGRVAKKMPIGESVDTTREGLVYVTAGGAGRALYDFPVPDSYEGHVKDVDHVDSYHWAKGQEKNKDTVEWSRVRYTGYSFIAVEVSPGHRPRMKVTALAESGERIDHFEVTRSPAR; encoded by the coding sequence ATGACTGGAAACACCCGGGGGACCCACCCGCCCTCGCACACCCCGCGCGTCGGCATTCCGGAGCAGCTGGCGGCCCGGATGAGCATGCCCGAGCAGCACGACTACCTCCGTACCAAGCTGAGCCGCCGCGGTCTGCTGCGCAGCTCGGCCGCGACCGCGGGAGTGGTCGCGGGCTCCGGTCTGCTGGCCGGTTCGGCCCAGGCCTCCCCCACCCTGCTGGCCTCGCCCGCCGCCGTGGGCGTCGACGGCGGGCTGGTCGCCCCGTTCGGCCGCCACCTGGCCTTCGGCGCGGACCCCAGGAGCCAGATGCGGGTGAGCTGGCAGGTGCCGTTCGCGGTCCGGCGGCCGTATCTGCGGGTGGGCCTCAAGCCCTGGGACCTGGGGCGCAAGATCGAGGCCGAGGTGCGCGATCTGCACACCCCGTCGCTGTCCGCCAAGCTGCCGGCCGTGCAGCAGTACTACCTGCACGCCGCGCTGGACGGGCTGCGCCCGGGGACGACGTACTACTACGGCGTCGGCCACGACGGCTTCGACCCCGCCGATCCGCGTCACTTCTCCACCCTCGGCACCTTCCGCACCGCCCCGGCCCGGCCCGAGACGTTCGTCTTCACGGCCTTCGGCGACCAGGGCGTGAGCTACCACGCGCTCGCCAACGACCAGCTGATCCTGGGTCAGAACCCGTCCTTCCACCTGCACGCGGGCGACATCTGCTACGCGGACACCGACGGCGACGGATCCGAGCACGACGCCTACGACGCCCGGGTGTGGGACCAGTTCCTCGCGCAGACCGAGTCGGTGGCCAAGTCCGTGCCGTGGATGGTGACCACCGGCAACCACGACATGGAGGCCTGGTACTCCCCGCACGGTTACGGCGGCCAGAACGCCCGCTGGACGCTGCCGGGGAACGGCCCGGACGCGAAGAACGCCCCCGGCGTCTACTCGTTCACCTACGGCAACACCGCGGTCGTCGCCCTGGACGCCAACGACGTCTCGTACGAGATCCCCGCCAACCAGGGCTACACCGACGGCAGGCAGACCCGCTGGCTGGACCGCAGGCTGGCCGAGCTGCGCGCCACCGAGGGCATCGACTTCCTCGTGGTCTTCTTCCACCACTGCGCCTTCTCCACCACCAGCTCGCACGCCTCCGACGGCGGGGTGCGCGACGCGTGGCTGCCGCTGTTCGACAAGCACCAGGTGGACCTGGTCATCAACGGCCACAACCACGTCTACGAGCGGACCGACGCCCTCAAGGCCGGCCGGGTCGCCAAGAAGATGCCGATCGGCGAGAGCGTCGACACCACCCGCGAGGGCCTGGTGTACGTGACGGCCGGCGGCGCGGGCCGGGCCCTGTACGACTTCCCCGTGCCCGACAGCTACGAGGGCCACGTCAAGGACGTCGACCACGTCGACAGCTACCACTGGGCCAAGGGCCAGGAGAAGAACAAGGACACCGTGGAGTGGTCCAGGGTCCGCTACACCGGCTACTCCTTCATCGCCGTGGAGGTCTCCCCGGGCCACCGCCCGCGGATGAAGGTGACCGCCCTCGCCGAGTCCGGCGAGCGGATCGACCACTTCGAGGTGACCCGCTCGCCCGCGCGGTGA